From Bifidobacterium sp. ESL0790, one genomic window encodes:
- the sepH gene encoding septation protein SepH: MPMDSYEKAQLDHVDGDGDLVFRAGGIRFKVTLDDALERALLEARQIRSEAGLATSPGMAQTLPISSIQGLIRAGVEPKKVAEKYGLNEALVRRFSSAVQTEKQYAIEQFLSVPAPKESQVHSVQDLIARTLAAARISMESVAWSATRRSREPWRITATFRTARNRVRAEWTWNMHDNTVECQNVAAQILFGEVGAAQSGAGAAQTTDSRSGEANEPAIGAGTNTASRETSGQDAPLSRRIEQESSSWQERASYAGHSSRDESFRSPNPSRSSGASAALADPQASIFGPQDPVPVDALSALPLPDRVETQTMTPVTAMPQSQAASTPLVPQPQPQLNIGQNDGDDGNSDADQAEDDAEAKGQKRPRKAKSRSKGRGTRKSKRSAVPSWDEILFGE, from the coding sequence ATGCCGATGGATTCGTATGAGAAGGCGCAACTCGACCATGTCGACGGCGACGGCGATCTGGTGTTTCGCGCCGGTGGAATCAGGTTCAAGGTCACGCTCGACGACGCGCTCGAAAGGGCGCTGCTCGAGGCGCGCCAGATTCGCAGCGAGGCGGGCCTGGCCACGAGTCCGGGAATGGCGCAAACCCTACCAATTTCAAGCATTCAGGGACTTATCCGCGCGGGTGTGGAACCCAAAAAAGTGGCTGAGAAATACGGGCTCAACGAGGCGTTGGTGCGGCGTTTTTCCTCGGCGGTGCAGACCGAGAAGCAGTATGCCATCGAGCAGTTTCTGAGCGTGCCGGCGCCAAAGGAGAGCCAGGTGCATTCGGTGCAGGACCTCATCGCCCGCACACTGGCCGCCGCGCGCATCAGCATGGAATCCGTCGCCTGGAGCGCGACACGCCGAAGCCGCGAGCCGTGGAGGATCACCGCCACATTCCGCACCGCGCGCAATCGTGTTCGCGCCGAGTGGACGTGGAACATGCACGACAACACCGTGGAGTGCCAGAACGTGGCCGCGCAAATCCTCTTCGGCGAGGTAGGCGCGGCCCAGAGCGGCGCCGGAGCGGCCCAGACAACGGACTCGCGTTCGGGCGAGGCGAACGAACCGGCCATCGGCGCCGGCACGAATACGGCTTCGCGCGAGACCAGCGGCCAGGACGCGCCGCTGTCGCGCCGTATCGAGCAGGAGAGTTCGTCTTGGCAGGAGCGGGCCTCGTATGCCGGGCATTCGTCGCGAGATGAATCGTTCCGCTCCCCCAACCCATCCCGCTCCTCAGGCGCCTCCGCCGCCCTTGCCGACCCGCAGGCGAGCATCTTCGGCCCGCAGGACCCGGTGCCGGTCGACGCCTTGTCGGCGTTGCCGCTGCCGGATCGCGTCGAGACCCAGACCATGACCCCGGTCACGGCCATGCCGCAATCGCAGGCGGCCTCCACACCGTTGGTGCCGCAACCGCAGCCGCAACTCAACATCGGCCAAAACGACGGCGATGACGGCAACTCGGACGCTGACCAGGCGGAGGATGACGCCGAGGCCAAGGGTCAGAAACGGCCCCGCAAGGCCAAGAGCAGGAGCAAGGGCCGCGGCACCCGCAAGTCGAAGCGTTCGGCGGTGCCGAGCTGGGACGAGATTCTCTTCGGCGAATAA
- a CDS encoding DUF4193 domain-containing protein: MAQDYDSPRSKDKDEDEESLQALSKSSRNAEADIDDDENAIAEDYELPGADLSNEDASVTVIPMQGDEFICAECFLVKHRSQLDHVNADGQPVCKECAA; this comes from the coding sequence ATGGCTCAAGATTATGATTCGCCCCGCAGCAAAGACAAGGACGAGGACGAGGAGTCGCTGCAGGCACTGAGCAAAAGCAGCCGCAACGCCGAGGCCGACATCGACGATGACGAGAACGCCATCGCCGAGGACTACGAGCTGCCCGGCGCCGACCTCAGCAACGAGGACGCCTCGGTGACCGTCATCCCGATGCAGGGCGACGAGTTCATCTGCGCCGAATGCTTCCTCGTCAAGCACCGCAGCCAGCTCGACCACGTCAACGCCGATGGCCAGCCGGTCTGCAAGGAGTGCGCCGCCTGA
- a CDS encoding DNA topoisomerase IV subunit A has protein sequence MAQRRKPTKPAYDPHTVKENIVETPLDEEMSKSFLEYAYSVIYARALPDARDGMKPVQRRIIYQMGQMNLTPDKAYMKSARAVGEVMGKLHPHGDSSIYEAMVRLAQPFAMRLPLVDGHGNFGSLDDGPAASRYTEARLAPAALGMNANIDEDTVDFSPNYDNKLKEPDVLPAAIPNLLVNGASGIAVGMATNMATHNLGEVIAAAKYLMKHPDATLEELMRYVPGPDWPGGGIIIGRDGIREAYETGRGTLTTRSATHIENVTARKKAIVVTELPFMVGPERVLERISEGVKNHKIEGVSGAIDLTDRHNGTRIVIEIKTGFDPNAVLAQLFKHTPLEDNFTMNNVALVHGRPHTMGLKEMLEVWVEHRRNVIHRRSEYRLKKAEERLHLVEGMLLAMVDIDEVIQVIRTSDNADAAKTRLMAVFDLDEIQAQYILDLRLRRLTKMSRIELEAEQDDLKRRIEGLNAILSSTERLDEVVVAEMDKAVEKWGDPRRTVLLDKDEDGRLTPVTSLASQGAEGGVANGNPDSSAIAAIHVANTISSAAADVAAATKAKKAGNNEEAAKALRLDDEPCTVALSATGLIARMTPSAMDVWQTRAAGDERGTDDQIVSIFRATTLSKYALITSAGRLVLAQVADLPSLPVAATLNLTGGVRADELLGMTESTDPVPGEHVVAAIAMTNASESGDGEDGGNDASSSAPLAPLAIGTRHGMVKRWNRESPSTMDSWTVIDLKDGDAVVFAAPAADEDRIVFISTDASLLTFEANAVRPQGRSAAGMNGIKLAEGQHVATFNVVPAGKIAWTYDEGENGMFSATGAVILTVAGDDTALPGTETGAAKMTPLEMYPTKGRGTRGVRSQRFLKGQNTLTFACVGTYPLHASTSAGSPVELPKPDMRRDGSGVELSAHIEFAA, from the coding sequence ATGGCTCAACGTCGCAAACCGACCAAACCGGCCTATGACCCGCACACGGTCAAGGAGAACATCGTCGAGACGCCGCTCGACGAGGAGATGAGCAAGTCATTCCTCGAATACGCGTATTCGGTGATCTACGCCAGGGCGTTGCCCGACGCGAGGGACGGCATGAAGCCGGTGCAGCGGCGCATCATCTACCAGATGGGCCAGATGAACCTCACCCCCGACAAGGCCTATATGAAATCCGCCCGCGCCGTCGGCGAGGTGATGGGCAAGCTGCACCCGCACGGCGACTCCTCCATCTACGAGGCCATGGTGCGCCTCGCCCAGCCCTTCGCGATGCGCCTGCCACTGGTCGACGGGCACGGCAACTTCGGTTCGCTTGACGACGGACCAGCGGCCTCGCGTTACACCGAGGCGAGGCTCGCCCCCGCGGCGCTCGGCATGAACGCGAACATCGACGAGGACACGGTCGACTTCTCCCCCAACTACGACAACAAGTTGAAGGAACCCGACGTGCTGCCGGCGGCCATCCCGAACCTGTTGGTCAACGGTGCCTCGGGCATCGCGGTGGGCATGGCCACCAACATGGCCACCCACAACCTCGGCGAGGTGATCGCGGCGGCCAAATACCTGATGAAGCACCCCGACGCCACGCTCGAGGAGCTCATGCGCTACGTGCCCGGACCGGACTGGCCGGGCGGCGGCATCATCATCGGCCGCGACGGCATCCGCGAGGCCTATGAGACCGGCCGTGGAACGCTCACCACGCGCTCGGCCACCCATATCGAGAACGTCACCGCCCGCAAGAAGGCCATCGTGGTCACCGAGCTGCCGTTCATGGTGGGCCCGGAACGCGTGCTGGAGCGCATCTCGGAGGGCGTGAAGAACCACAAGATCGAGGGCGTCTCGGGCGCGATCGACCTGACCGACCGCCACAACGGCACCCGCATCGTCATCGAGATCAAAACCGGCTTCGACCCCAACGCCGTGCTCGCCCAGCTTTTCAAGCACACCCCGCTTGAGGACAACTTCACCATGAACAACGTGGCGCTGGTGCATGGCCGGCCGCACACCATGGGCCTCAAGGAGATGCTCGAGGTGTGGGTGGAGCACCGTCGCAACGTGATCCACCGGCGCAGCGAATACCGGCTCAAGAAGGCCGAGGAGCGGCTGCATCTGGTGGAGGGCATGCTGCTGGCGATGGTCGACATCGACGAGGTGATCCAGGTCATCCGCACCTCCGACAACGCCGACGCCGCCAAGACCCGCCTGATGGCCGTCTTCGACCTCGACGAGATCCAGGCGCAGTACATCCTCGACCTGCGGCTGCGCAGGCTCACCAAGATGAGCCGCATCGAGCTCGAGGCCGAGCAGGACGATTTGAAGAGGCGCATCGAAGGGCTCAATGCCATTCTCTCATCGACGGAACGCCTCGACGAGGTCGTGGTCGCCGAGATGGACAAGGCGGTGGAGAAGTGGGGCGACCCGCGGCGCACCGTGCTGCTCGACAAGGACGAGGACGGCAGGCTTACTCCCGTCACCTCGCTGGCGTCGCAGGGCGCCGAAGGCGGTGTGGCCAACGGCAACCCCGATTCCTCCGCGATCGCGGCCATCCACGTGGCCAACACCATCTCATCCGCGGCGGCTGACGTAGCCGCGGCGACGAAGGCCAAGAAGGCCGGTAACAACGAGGAGGCCGCTAAGGCGCTGCGCTTGGACGACGAACCGTGCACGGTCGCGTTGAGCGCCACCGGACTCATCGCGCGCATGACGCCGAGCGCCATGGATGTCTGGCAGACGCGCGCCGCCGGCGACGAACGTGGAACCGACGACCAGATCGTCTCCATCTTCAGAGCGACCACGCTTTCGAAGTACGCGCTCATCACCTCCGCCGGACGACTGGTGCTGGCGCAGGTGGCTGATCTGCCTTCGCTGCCGGTGGCCGCGACGCTGAACCTCACCGGAGGCGTGCGGGCCGACGAGCTGCTTGGCATGACCGAGAGCACCGACCCGGTGCCGGGCGAGCATGTGGTGGCGGCCATCGCCATGACGAACGCGAGCGAAAGCGGAGACGGTGAGGACGGCGGAAACGACGCCTCTTCGAGCGCTCCCCTGGCTCCGCTGGCCATCGGCACACGCCACGGCATGGTGAAACGCTGGAACCGCGAGTCGCCGAGCACCATGGATTCCTGGACGGTCATCGACCTGAAGGACGGCGACGCCGTGGTGTTCGCCGCGCCCGCCGCAGACGAGGACCGCATCGTCTTCATCTCCACCGACGCCTCGCTGCTGACCTTCGAGGCCAACGCGGTGCGTCCGCAGGGGCGCTCGGCCGCCGGCATGAACGGCATCAAACTCGCCGAAGGGCAACATGTGGCCACGTTCAACGTGGTGCCCGCCGGCAAGATCGCCTGGACCTATGACGAGGGCGAGAACGGCATGTTCTCGGCCACCGGGGCCGTCATCCTCACCGTCGCGGGCGACGACACGGCGCTGCCCGGTACCGAGACCGGCGCGGCCAAGATGACGCCGCTGGAGATGTACCCCACCAAGGGTCGTGGCACGCGTGGCGTGCGCTCACAACGCTTCCTCAAAGGGCAGAACACGCTGACCTTCGCCTGCGTGGGCACCTATCCGCTGCACGCCAGCACTTCGGCCGGCTCGCCCGTCGAGCTGCCGAAGCCCGACATGCGGCGCGATGGCTCCGGCGTGGAGCTCTCCGCCCACATCGAGTTCGCCGCCTAA
- a CDS encoding peptidylprolyl isomerase — MTKVIMHTTEGDIALNLFDDKTPETVKNFIGLATGEKEWTNPETGEKSHDPFYDGLTFHRIIKDFMIQGGCPLGNGTGGPGYNFDDEIVSGLTFEEPFKLAMANAGVRRGPDGKVHGTNGSQFFITTVPTPWLNGHHTIFGEVADDASKAVVKKLEALPTDGSDMPLEPAGIVSVEVVK, encoded by the coding sequence ATGACCAAAGTAATCATGCACACCACAGAGGGCGACATCGCCCTGAACCTCTTCGACGACAAGACCCCGGAGACCGTCAAGAACTTCATCGGACTCGCCACCGGCGAGAAGGAGTGGACGAACCCGGAGACCGGCGAGAAATCGCACGACCCCTTCTACGACGGCCTGACCTTCCACCGCATCATCAAGGACTTCATGATCCAAGGTGGCTGCCCGCTGGGCAACGGCACCGGCGGCCCGGGCTACAACTTCGACGACGAGATCGTCTCTGGCCTGACCTTCGAGGAGCCCTTCAAGCTCGCGATGGCCAACGCCGGCGTACGCCGCGGCCCCGACGGCAAGGTCCACGGCACCAACGGCTCGCAGTTCTTCATCACCACCGTGCCCACCCCGTGGCTCAACGGCCACCACACGATCTTCGGCGAGGTGGCGGACGACGCCTCCAAGGCCGTGGTCAAGAAGCTCGAGGCCCTGCCCACCGACGGCAGCGACATGCCGCTCGAGCCCGCGGGTATCGTCTCCGTGGAGGTCGTGAAGTAA
- a CDS encoding alkaline phosphatase family protein, with product MSVEVPDETELLGMTVPATYGDHVGMKAKPVDSVASDGEDEAHQPLAGQQSQRGGALHLSSILPALSASIGSPVATRVHREPEALRQALGFPQARSAIVVLVDGMGYWNLNLRRGHSPYLRSLMGHEENQRPIATCAPSTTVAAMATFGTGTCPGMTGMAGYTERNPQTGALSQLIQFRDALEPLDLQREPTVFEALAERGVRVTSSGLPKFAFSPLTQAALRGTHYISGGSPRQRVLNACKAAEEPGLTYLYIRDADKTGHNYGWHSERWVAAFESIDAQLALLRRFAPKGTLIVITADHGMIQTDPEQRIDIAEHAELSQGVALVGGEPRSVMLYAEPDEDPQAIAERWRDFLGEWAQVRTRDEAEELGMFGPVDARVEPMLGEVLVSAAQSVTIVDTRTQSDPATRLPSVHGSLTHMESDIPCLIDMA from the coding sequence ATGAGTGTCGAAGTGCCTGATGAGACGGAATTGCTGGGAATGACGGTCCCCGCGACCTATGGCGATCACGTGGGAATGAAAGCCAAGCCGGTGGATTCGGTGGCTTCCGACGGCGAAGACGAGGCACATCAACCTCTTGCTGGACAGCAATCACAACGTGGCGGAGCGCTGCACCTTTCGTCGATACTGCCGGCGTTGAGCGCTTCGATTGGCTCACCCGTTGCCACGAGGGTCCACCGTGAGCCGGAGGCGTTGCGCCAGGCCTTGGGATTCCCGCAGGCACGCTCGGCCATCGTCGTCCTGGTGGACGGCATGGGCTACTGGAACCTCAACCTGCGCCGCGGCCACTCGCCGTATCTCCGCTCGCTGATGGGCCACGAGGAGAACCAGCGCCCCATCGCCACCTGCGCCCCCAGCACCACGGTCGCCGCGATGGCCACGTTCGGCACCGGCACCTGCCCCGGCATGACCGGCATGGCAGGCTACACCGAGCGCAATCCGCAGACCGGCGCGCTTTCCCAACTCATCCAGTTCCGCGACGCGCTCGAGCCGCTTGACCTGCAGCGCGAGCCCACGGTGTTCGAAGCGTTGGCCGAGCGGGGCGTGCGCGTCACCAGCTCCGGTCTGCCGAAATTCGCGTTCTCGCCCCTGACCCAGGCCGCACTGCGCGGCACGCACTACATCAGCGGTGGCTCGCCCCGCCAGCGCGTGCTCAACGCCTGCAAGGCCGCCGAGGAACCGGGCCTGACTTATCTTTACATCCGCGACGCCGACAAGACCGGCCACAACTACGGCTGGCATTCCGAGCGCTGGGTGGCGGCCTTCGAATCCATCGACGCGCAGCTGGCCCTGCTGCGCCGTTTCGCCCCGAAAGGCACCTTGATCGTCATCACCGCCGACCACGGCATGATCCAGACCGACCCCGAGCAGCGCATCGATATCGCCGAACATGCGGAACTGAGCCAAGGCGTTGCGTTGGTGGGCGGTGAGCCACGATCGGTGATGCTCTATGCCGAGCCTGACGAGGACCCGCAGGCCATCGCCGAGCGCTGGCGCGATTTCCTGGGGGAGTGGGCGCAGGTCCGCACGCGGGACGAGGCGGAAGAATTGGGCATGTTCGGGCCCGTCGACGCCCGTGTCGAGCCGATGCTGGGCGAAGTGCTGGTCTCGGCCGCGCAGAGCGTCACCATCGTCGATACCCGCACGCAAAGCGATCCTGCCACGCGCTTGCCCAGCGTTCACGGTTCGTTGACACACATGGAATCCGACATTCCTTGTCTTATCGATATGGCGTGA
- the dut gene encoding dUTP diphosphatase, whose translation MAYDESYDEPENTEVLVKVGPDGEAPELRYAHAGDAGADLCTTVEVTLKPFERALVPTGVSIALPNGYVGLVHPRSGLAVKKGVTVLNAPGTIDAGYRGEIKVPLINLDPEQSVMFHPGDRIAQLVIQRYVEARFVPAATLPGSDRSENGFGSTGVGQRR comes from the coding sequence ATGGCCTACGACGAGTCTTACGACGAACCCGAAAACACCGAGGTGCTGGTCAAGGTCGGTCCCGACGGCGAGGCCCCCGAGTTACGCTACGCCCACGCCGGAGACGCCGGCGCGGACCTGTGCACCACCGTCGAGGTGACGCTCAAGCCCTTCGAGCGCGCGCTGGTGCCCACCGGGGTGTCGATCGCGCTGCCCAACGGCTATGTGGGCCTGGTGCATCCACGAAGCGGGTTGGCGGTTAAAAAAGGTGTCACGGTGCTGAACGCCCCCGGGACCATCGACGCGGGCTATCGCGGCGAGATCAAAGTGCCGCTCATCAACCTCGACCCCGAGCAAAGCGTCATGTTCCACCCGGGCGACCGCATCGCCCAGCTGGTCATCCAGCGCTACGTCGAGGCCAGGTTCGTGCCGGCCGCCACGCTGCCCGGCTCCGACAGGTCGGAGAACGGATTCGGGTCCACCGGCGTGGGCCAGCGGCGTTAG
- a CDS encoding bifunctional (p)ppGpp synthetase/guanosine-3',5'-bis(diphosphate) 3'-pyrophosphohydrolase encodes MAEKEADNYSSRVLGCEVSDDALDPLEPIVRVCRGHYPDANLDVLEQAYRRAVYQHRNQRRRSGEPYIIHPLAVAQILADLGMGPKVVAAGLLHDTVEDTDYTLDQCREEFGDTVAGLVDGVTKLTKMDVGDSAQAETIRKMVVAMSRDVRVLVVKLADRLHNARTWRYVKPSNAQRKARETLDVYAPLANRLGMNAIKTELEELSFKVLYPKIYNEIVVLVNRRAGQRDVYLKQIVSEINEDLADQHIKATVTGRPKDYFSIYQKMIVRGHDFSNIYDLIGVRIIVDTIQDCYAVLGAVHARWSPVPGRFKDYIAMPKMNMYQSLHTTVVGPGGKPVEIQIRTWDMHRRSEFGIAAHWKYKENGQAGRKLSAPDKQDRQREADEANEGKELSEADNLKWIQRLADWTSETPDSDEFLGSLKEDLGSAEVYVFTPKGKIISLPAKATPIDFAYAVHTEVGHRTMGARVNGRLVPLDTVLESGDTVEVLTSKSETAGPSRDWLSFVKSPKARNKIRQWFSKERRSEAIDEGKDELTRAMRKRSLPIASLLTPQALVGIADELNFDNADAVFAAIGDGRVSTQNVISRLVKDAGTDEVAADVEQEELPLKRIERKTKKTSKLGVSVKGVGDVWVKLARCCTPVPGDKIVGFITRNQGVSVHRADCQNMLDLEKHQADRVVEVEWTSAKGLFMVKIQVEALDRPHLLSDVTQVLSDHGVNIINATVSTGSDRVAISQFEFEMADPQHMNTLLNAVRKIDGVFDVYRITGAKDSAEPRMRKM; translated from the coding sequence ATGGCCGAGAAGGAAGCAGACAACTATTCGTCTCGCGTGCTGGGTTGCGAGGTCAGCGACGACGCCCTCGACCCGCTTGAGCCGATCGTGAGGGTCTGCCGCGGCCATTACCCGGACGCCAACCTCGACGTGCTCGAACAAGCCTACCGCCGCGCGGTCTACCAGCACCGCAACCAGCGCCGCCGCTCGGGCGAGCCCTACATCATCCACCCGCTGGCCGTCGCCCAGATCCTGGCCGACCTCGGCATGGGGCCGAAGGTCGTGGCCGCGGGCCTCTTGCACGACACGGTGGAGGACACGGACTACACGCTCGACCAGTGCCGCGAGGAGTTCGGCGACACCGTGGCCGGCCTGGTCGACGGGGTCACCAAGCTCACCAAGATGGACGTCGGCGATTCGGCGCAGGCCGAGACCATCCGCAAGATGGTGGTGGCCATGAGCCGCGACGTGCGCGTGCTCGTCGTCAAGCTGGCCGACCGTCTGCACAACGCTCGCACCTGGCGTTACGTCAAGCCCTCGAACGCCCAGCGCAAGGCCCGCGAGACCCTCGACGTCTACGCGCCCCTGGCCAACAGGCTGGGCATGAACGCCATCAAGACCGAGCTTGAGGAGCTGAGCTTCAAGGTCCTCTATCCCAAGATTTATAACGAAATCGTCGTCCTGGTCAACCGCCGCGCCGGCCAGCGCGACGTGTATCTCAAGCAAATTGTCAGTGAGATCAACGAGGACCTCGCCGACCAGCACATCAAGGCCACCGTCACCGGCAGGCCAAAGGACTATTTCTCGATTTACCAGAAGATGATCGTGCGCGGCCACGATTTCTCCAATATCTACGACCTGATCGGCGTGCGCATCATCGTCGACACCATCCAGGACTGCTACGCGGTGCTCGGCGCCGTGCACGCCCGCTGGAGCCCGGTGCCGGGGCGGTTCAAGGACTACATCGCCATGCCGAAGATGAACATGTACCAGAGCCTGCACACCACCGTGGTGGGTCCCGGCGGCAAGCCCGTCGAGATTCAGATCCGCACCTGGGACATGCACCGGCGCAGCGAGTTCGGCATCGCCGCCCACTGGAAATACAAGGAGAACGGCCAGGCCGGGCGCAAGTTGAGCGCCCCCGACAAGCAGGACCGCCAGCGAGAGGCCGACGAGGCCAACGAGGGCAAGGAGCTCAGCGAAGCCGACAACCTCAAATGGATCCAGCGGCTGGCCGACTGGACCAGCGAGACCCCCGACTCCGACGAGTTCCTCGGCTCGCTCAAGGAGGACCTGGGCTCGGCCGAGGTCTATGTGTTCACGCCCAAGGGCAAGATCATCTCGCTGCCGGCCAAGGCCACGCCCATCGACTTCGCCTACGCGGTGCACACCGAGGTGGGCCATCGCACCATGGGCGCGCGCGTCAACGGCCGTCTTGTGCCGCTCGACACCGTGCTCGAAAGCGGCGACACCGTGGAGGTGCTCACCTCCAAATCCGAGACCGCCGGCCCCTCGCGCGACTGGCTGAGCTTCGTCAAAAGCCCCAAGGCGCGCAACAAGATACGCCAGTGGTTCAGCAAAGAGCGCCGCAGCGAGGCCATCGACGAAGGCAAGGACGAGCTCACCCGCGCCATGCGCAAGCGCAGCCTGCCCATCGCCTCGCTCCTGACGCCACAGGCCCTGGTCGGCATCGCCGACGAGCTCAACTTCGACAACGCCGACGCCGTGTTCGCCGCCATCGGCGACGGAAGGGTCTCCACACAGAACGTCATCTCCCGGCTGGTCAAGGACGCCGGCACCGACGAGGTGGCCGCCGACGTGGAGCAGGAGGAGCTGCCGCTCAAGCGCATCGAGCGCAAGACCAAGAAGACCAGCAAGCTCGGCGTCTCCGTCAAGGGCGTGGGCGACGTGTGGGTCAAGCTCGCGCGCTGCTGCACCCCGGTGCCCGGCGACAAGATCGTCGGCTTCATCACCCGCAACCAGGGCGTCTCCGTGCACCGCGCCGATTGCCAGAACATGCTCGACCTCGAGAAGCACCAGGCCGACCGCGTCGTCGAGGTGGAATGGACCAGCGCCAAGGGCCTCTTCATGGTCAAGATCCAGGTGGAGGCGCTCGACCGCCCGCACCTGCTGAGCGACGTCACCCAGGTGCTCTCCGACCACGGGGTCAACATCATCAACGCCACCGTCTCCACCGGCTCCGACCGCGTGGCGATCAGCCAGTTCGAGTTCGAGATGGCCGACCCGCAGCATATGAACACGCTGCTCAACGCGGTGCGCAAGATCGACGGCGTCTTCGACGTCTACCGCATCACCGGCGCGAAGGATTCCGCCGAGCCGCGCATGCGCAAGATGTGA